A single window of Granulicella sibirica DNA harbors:
- a CDS encoding SBBP repeat-containing protein, with the protein MSLLGAANTLKNASGLEPLPGTSNYLVGNDPSKWHTSVPSFGKVEYGKVYPGVDLIYYGNQKQLEFDFVVQPGADTSAIGFKVDGTSKGGDVRLGINEAGDLTADGKGILLHKPVLYQTDAGQKRHLVDGSFVLAGTNEVRFRIGEYDRSRQLTIDPTLAYSTYFGGPGDESAYGIGVDAQGNAYVLGYCDFGQSGVPTTPGAYETKTKTPGYGLFVTKFNQDGSALVYSTYLTDSQGYAQPGSIAVSKAGNAYIPGQAYNMAGAYSSTFPTTPGAYQRKFSDPSARFVTELNTSGTGLVYSTFLSDSGEQFQTPGNVIALDEAGNAYVAGTTYANGFPVTPGVFRTGPINNNQDVAFITKLNPQGSDLVYSALVAGGGVVLQGMAIDASHNIYLTGFTENYPDFPVTPGAYLTVPPHNGLVPFIMKINPTASAVVYSTFFQGLPQAIAADSAGSAYVTGSTSSYSMVPTTPGAFETTTGCNLLCYPAFVTKFNPTGTALVYSTLLAGGSRFLSTGEAIVVNSAGEAYISGETSDPKFPVTAEAFQKVTTDDHSLNTDISDDFLTRLNATGTGLVYSTRIGGNGYDMNRFVALDSSGNAYMQGRSVQADVDHTPKNYPTTPGAYQTTWPNSYRPTPEGEAYELGAMTISKFSFGIPFCSFAPVVEAAVNRSTEDSFVLAANFSPGAGGTIDPINESVTITVGPSSVIIPKNSFVKDGAGYSYHGTINGVSIVTAITGAGPYTIPSNGSTPTPVAATGGCSKGKYILAATGRGAILTGLTNPVTVTVSIGDDSGTQKVNALIEQ; encoded by the coding sequence GTGAGCCTGCTCGGGGCCGCCAACACACTCAAGAACGCCTCCGGCCTCGAGCCTCTTCCGGGCACAAGCAATTACCTTGTCGGTAATGATCCCTCGAAGTGGCATACGAGCGTGCCAAGCTTCGGGAAAGTAGAGTACGGCAAGGTTTACCCGGGGGTGGATCTTATCTACTACGGGAATCAGAAGCAACTCGAGTTCGATTTTGTTGTGCAGCCAGGTGCCGATACGAGTGCCATCGGGTTCAAGGTCGATGGGACCTCGAAGGGCGGGGACGTGCGGTTGGGGATTAATGAGGCGGGTGATCTTACTGCGGATGGCAAGGGAATTCTCCTTCACAAACCCGTCCTCTACCAGACGGACGCCGGGCAGAAGCGGCATCTGGTGGATGGCAGTTTCGTTCTCGCGGGGACGAACGAGGTCCGGTTCCGTATTGGGGAGTACGACCGCAGCAGGCAACTTACCATCGATCCAACGCTCGCCTACTCGACCTACTTTGGTGGTCCCGGAGATGAGAGCGCTTATGGCATCGGGGTCGATGCCCAGGGGAATGCGTACGTTCTCGGCTATTGCGATTTCGGCCAGTCGGGTGTGCCGACGACGCCTGGGGCCTACGAGACGAAGACGAAGACTCCCGGTTATGGTCTCTTTGTCACGAAGTTCAACCAGGATGGTTCCGCTCTCGTTTACAGCACATACCTCACAGACTCCCAGGGCTACGCGCAGCCGGGCTCCATTGCGGTCAGCAAGGCAGGGAATGCTTATATCCCGGGCCAGGCGTACAACATGGCCGGGGCGTACAGTTCCACCTTCCCCACAACACCGGGTGCTTACCAGCGCAAGTTTAGCGACCCATCGGCTCGGTTTGTGACGGAGCTCAATACCTCGGGTACAGGCCTTGTCTACTCCACTTTCCTATCGGATAGTGGCGAACAGTTTCAGACACCAGGCAATGTGATCGCGCTCGATGAAGCGGGGAATGCGTATGTCGCCGGCACCACCTACGCGAACGGCTTTCCGGTGACCCCGGGAGTCTTTCGAACGGGCCCCATCAACAACAACCAGGATGTTGCCTTCATTACGAAGCTGAACCCTCAGGGATCGGACCTGGTGTATTCGGCGCTGGTGGCGGGCGGAGGCGTAGTCCTCCAGGGCATGGCGATCGATGCCTCGCACAACATCTATCTCACGGGATTCACTGAGAACTATCCCGACTTTCCAGTCACGCCGGGAGCGTATCTGACGGTACCTCCACATAACGGTCTCGTCCCGTTCATCATGAAGATCAATCCGACGGCGAGCGCGGTGGTGTACTCCACCTTCTTCCAAGGGCTTCCGCAGGCGATTGCCGCTGATTCCGCAGGGTCTGCCTACGTCACAGGAAGCACATCCTCTTACAGCATGGTCCCAACTACACCAGGAGCGTTCGAGACAACAACAGGTTGCAACCTACTTTGCTATCCCGCATTCGTCACCAAGTTCAATCCCACGGGTACGGCCCTCGTCTACAGCACCTTACTCGCCGGGGGAAGCCGCTTTCTTAGTACTGGCGAGGCGATCGTCGTGAACTCAGCAGGGGAGGCCTACATCTCGGGTGAGACCAGCGACCCGAAGTTTCCCGTGACGGCGGAGGCATTTCAGAAGGTCACCACAGACGATCACAGTCTTAACACCGACATTTCGGATGATTTTCTTACCAGGCTGAACGCAACGGGCACCGGACTGGTCTATTCCACCCGCATCGGGGGAAACGGTTACGATATGAATCGTTTTGTTGCCTTAGATTCCTCAGGAAATGCCTACATGCAGGGCAGGTCGGTCCAAGCGGACGTCGATCATACGCCGAAAAACTACCCGACGACTCCGGGTGCCTACCAGACCACCTGGCCGAATTCTTATCGCCCGACCCCGGAGGGGGAGGCTTATGAGCTCGGAGCCATGACCATAAGCAAATTCTCCTTTGGCATACCGTTTTGCAGCTTCGCCCCGGTTGTGGAAGCCGCGGTGAACCGCAGTACAGAGGACAGCTTTGTCCTCGCGGCGAACTTCTCGCCGGGCGCCGGCGGCACCATCGATCCGATCAACGAATCCGTCACCATCACCGTCGGGCCCTCTTCGGTCATAATCCCGAAGAACTCCTTTGTGAAGGATGGTGCAGGCTACAGCTACCATGGGACGATCAATGGAGTGAGCATCGTGACTGCCATCACAGGAGCGGGGCCGTACACCATTCCGAGCAATGGATCGACACCTACTCCTGTCGCCGCTACCGGTGGCTGCTCGAAAGGAAAGTACATCCTGGCGGCAACCGGTCGCGGTGCGATTCTAACGGGGCTTACCAACCCGGTCACTGTCACGGTGAGCATCGGGGATGACTCGGGAACGCAGAAGGTTAACGCGCTGATCGAGCAGTAA
- a CDS encoding patatin-like protein, producing MHSSTGVRSMLNEPQNQQEIRFAVVLYGGVSLAIYINGVAQEMRNLVRATSGEPFTDDEARGTAPVYQRLAYILRRGQAPRTLPHKSDVITSTETKFLVDVISGTSAGGINGIFLAKSLANNVPMTSLQDLWFNEGAIESLLNDKKSDENTNLARPDETESLLNSRRMYLKLLDAFDGMDGSSRPEKSTDTDAPATSLGDEIDLFATTTDIEGIPIPIQLFDNVVYERRYRNAYHLQYRKGIRNDFQPDNNPFLAFASRSTSSFPFAFEPMRLCSIDEILQRHKIYATRMDCFSDSPRWQRYYANYLSGVNPGSTPFPKRAFGDGGYLNNAPFSYAVDALLKRQSFVPITRKLIYVEPSPDHVETAPPKPPPNAIENSIDALITIPGYQTIRNDLTRVLDRNRAVTRINKTLSEVEAEIEQQIKNGTAIEPGSEESRREIWFSKDVCLRAYYRMRSSEVTDQLAIVVAKARSIDEDSAYFYALRSLIRAWREQDFGTTPRSGEPEALARALDGLTRYLAGFDLPYRLRRLRFIARKLDVLYSVRSTNEKSPAKQEAMATLRFGMSSLDAPPRLPDGLKDMRQLVGTLYKQLKKIEDELMREADLQEQVESARAKAAAKKPMDAREYVSSILPDRQDIIDVLNRIIGGPNQAAEPAGAVRFATRETKRSSSDPTDIEKLRDARANDLLADDMRQQKPQIYPVLHQLGGTLSAGLDNFLQATHHELDAAFNASDAGRIAGRLFANFDLFDAIQFPMMFGTDVISSDTIDILRIAPEDAGGLIPDVTERRQKLKGLAVAHFGAFLDRDWRVSDLLWGRLDAAERLITSLLPYDENQPVRDQLIEEAHNAIFVDFQVQSKLKEMTARQLAAQGPANQLSDAKVADLLNVVAPDPVPCDTEEHRRLMKVWQDLVPKGMERETELKVIARATTIFGKMMETISRERNFFTQAGWITNFGRAFWGVVEISVPRTVFWDLANYWQQLILLIALFLIGCGIVFAPAVLGLGWSLLGFSLLLVTLRALLAAYIRGEKDTRWKTALVFIGVLFLLIALIQIGTWLYPLWEWLAPKVPILHFLQSHSKQ from the coding sequence TTGCATTCTTCAACCGGGGTCCGCTCGATGCTCAACGAGCCGCAGAACCAACAGGAAATCCGTTTTGCCGTCGTCCTCTACGGCGGGGTATCTCTCGCGATCTATATCAATGGTGTAGCCCAGGAGATGAGAAACCTGGTGCGCGCGACATCCGGCGAGCCATTCACCGACGACGAAGCCAGGGGAACCGCTCCCGTCTACCAGCGGCTTGCCTATATCCTGCGGCGCGGACAGGCTCCGCGAACTCTACCTCACAAGAGCGACGTCATCACGTCGACCGAAACCAAATTCCTGGTCGACGTCATCTCCGGAACCTCCGCGGGAGGCATCAACGGAATCTTCCTCGCCAAATCCCTCGCCAACAATGTGCCCATGACCAGCCTGCAGGATCTCTGGTTCAACGAGGGTGCGATCGAGAGCCTCCTCAACGATAAGAAGTCCGACGAGAACACGAACCTCGCTCGCCCGGACGAGACCGAATCGCTTCTCAACAGCCGCCGCATGTACCTCAAGCTTCTCGATGCCTTCGACGGCATGGACGGCTCCTCCCGTCCCGAGAAGTCCACCGACACCGACGCTCCAGCCACCTCCCTCGGCGATGAAATCGACCTCTTCGCCACCACGACCGACATCGAAGGCATCCCCATTCCCATTCAGCTCTTCGATAACGTCGTCTACGAGCGGCGCTATCGCAACGCGTATCACCTCCAGTACCGCAAGGGCATTCGCAACGACTTCCAGCCCGATAACAATCCGTTCCTCGCCTTCGCCTCGCGCAGCACCTCCTCCTTCCCCTTTGCGTTCGAGCCCATGCGGCTTTGCAGCATCGACGAAATCCTTCAGCGGCACAAGATCTACGCCACCAGGATGGACTGCTTCTCCGATTCACCACGTTGGCAGAGGTATTACGCCAACTATCTCTCCGGAGTGAACCCGGGAAGCACACCATTCCCAAAACGTGCCTTCGGAGATGGCGGCTACCTCAACAACGCACCGTTCAGCTATGCCGTCGATGCCCTCCTGAAGCGCCAGTCTTTCGTCCCCATCACGCGCAAGTTGATCTACGTCGAGCCGAGTCCGGACCACGTAGAGACAGCTCCGCCAAAGCCCCCGCCGAACGCCATCGAAAACAGCATCGATGCCCTCATCACCATCCCTGGCTACCAGACGATCCGCAACGACCTGACGCGCGTGCTCGACAGAAACCGCGCCGTAACCCGGATCAATAAGACCCTCTCCGAAGTCGAAGCCGAGATCGAGCAGCAGATCAAGAATGGAACGGCGATCGAACCCGGATCGGAGGAGAGCAGGCGGGAGATCTGGTTCTCGAAGGACGTCTGCCTCCGCGCCTACTACCGCATGCGATCGTCGGAGGTCACCGACCAGCTTGCGATCGTGGTTGCGAAGGCCCGCTCCATCGACGAGGACTCAGCCTACTTCTACGCGCTGCGTTCCCTCATCCGCGCATGGCGAGAGCAGGACTTCGGCACCACTCCCCGCTCCGGAGAACCCGAGGCACTTGCGCGTGCCCTCGATGGACTCACCCGCTACCTCGCGGGATTCGACCTCCCATACCGCCTGCGGCGCCTCCGCTTCATCGCCAGAAAACTCGACGTCCTCTACAGCGTGCGCTCCACAAACGAGAAGAGTCCCGCGAAACAGGAGGCCATGGCGACCCTGAGGTTCGGCATGAGCAGCCTCGACGCTCCACCCCGCCTGCCGGACGGCCTCAAGGACATGCGCCAGCTCGTAGGCACGCTCTATAAGCAGCTCAAGAAGATTGAAGACGAACTCATGCGTGAGGCGGACCTCCAGGAGCAGGTCGAGAGCGCGAGAGCAAAGGCCGCGGCAAAAAAGCCGATGGATGCCCGCGAGTACGTCAGCTCCATCCTCCCCGACCGGCAGGACATCATCGACGTTCTCAACCGAATCATCGGCGGCCCGAACCAGGCTGCGGAACCCGCCGGGGCGGTCCGGTTCGCCACACGTGAAACGAAGCGAAGCTCATCCGACCCCACGGATATCGAAAAGCTACGCGACGCACGCGCGAACGACCTGCTGGCGGACGACATGCGGCAACAAAAACCGCAGATTTATCCCGTCCTCCATCAACTTGGAGGGACCTTGTCAGCCGGTCTGGACAACTTCCTTCAGGCCACGCACCACGAACTGGACGCTGCCTTCAACGCAAGCGATGCAGGCCGCATCGCCGGCAGGCTCTTCGCCAACTTCGATCTCTTCGACGCCATCCAGTTCCCCATGATGTTCGGCACCGACGTTATCTCCTCCGACACCATCGACATCCTCCGAATTGCACCCGAAGACGCCGGAGGCCTCATCCCCGACGTCACCGAGCGGCGGCAAAAGCTCAAGGGTCTTGCCGTCGCGCATTTTGGAGCGTTTCTCGATCGCGACTGGCGGGTAAGCGATCTGCTCTGGGGACGCCTCGACGCCGCCGAGCGGCTCATCACGTCCCTGCTCCCCTACGACGAAAATCAACCCGTAAGGGATCAGCTCATCGAAGAGGCGCACAACGCCATCTTCGTCGACTTCCAGGTCCAGTCCAAGCTCAAGGAGATGACCGCCCGGCAGCTTGCCGCGCAAGGCCCGGCCAATCAACTCAGCGACGCGAAGGTAGCGGACCTCCTGAACGTCGTCGCTCCAGACCCCGTACCGTGCGACACCGAAGAACACCGCAGACTCATGAAAGTCTGGCAGGATCTCGTCCCCAAGGGCATGGAGCGCGAAACCGAGCTGAAAGTGATCGCGCGTGCCACCACCATCTTCGGCAAAATGATGGAGACGATCTCTCGTGAGAGAAACTTCTTCACCCAGGCAGGCTGGATCACCAACTTCGGAAGAGCCTTCTGGGGCGTCGTCGAGATCTCCGTCCCCAGGACAGTCTTCTGGGATCTTGCGAACTACTGGCAGCAGCTCATCCTGCTCATCGCACTCTTCCTGATCGGCTGCGGCATCGTCTTCGCGCCGGCGGTCCTGGGACTCGGCTGGTCTCTCCTCGGCTTCTCCCTCCTCCTGGTCACCCTTCGAGCCCTTCTCGCGGCTTATATCCGCGGGGAGAAAGACACCCGCTGGAAAACGGCCTTAGTCTTCATTGGAGTTCTGTTCCTGCTCATAGCGCTTATCCAGATCGGAACCTGGCTCTACCCGCTCTGGGAGTGGTTAGCTCCCAAGGTCCCTATACTTCACTTCCTGCAATCGCACTCGAAGCAATAA
- a CDS encoding AI-2E family transporter, with product MPLARLPESRVASSLLLLAGAVLVLIFAKVLLVPLAFALTLSFVLVPGVSRLEKKGVPRIISVGIACCLLCAALLGGAYVLSNQILNVAETLPSYRANIQKKIESLHSKTEVSLEAAADLIEDMSGDLANTKLSSPEKVTPVRVVGERSDQLRSTAELLMRTLQPIGELGVVVIFTIYMLLHREELRHRLLLLAGMGNLNVMTHALQDATDRISQYLVMQFQINACYGVLFGTGLFFLHIPEATLWGVIAGALRIVPFVGTLMGMAFPLILSIAVSSSWWPPMLVAALFFTLEMLTANVVEPWLFSERTGISSLALLASAIFWSMLWGWPGLVLSTPLTVCLVVVGRHVPQFAFLNSLLGTTAKLSPAAHMYERLLALDQVEASSIAERYLKGRPLVKLYDSVVIPVLSLAEEDRHKGALDDIRSKFVLLSLGELVAKMTSYVQEGPPAEPKSERALLIEKMHVRVSKEFAIVCLSANDQADDLTTSMLTQLLERDGHQTLKLSAEALSEEILAGLATETQTVVFISALPPFAFAQARALCIKLRSHLPKNRIAVALWNSPEDGEEIIGRFGNARPDAVVATLKQALQQVEAWRR from the coding sequence ATGCCCTTAGCAAGGCTGCCCGAGTCACGGGTAGCTAGTTCCCTGCTTCTGCTCGCAGGCGCTGTCCTCGTCCTCATTTTTGCGAAGGTGCTCCTCGTTCCATTGGCCTTCGCCCTGACACTTTCCTTCGTTCTGGTTCCCGGAGTTTCCCGGCTGGAAAAGAAAGGTGTCCCGCGAATCATCTCCGTGGGCATCGCGTGCTGCCTCCTGTGCGCCGCTCTGCTTGGGGGCGCATACGTCCTCTCGAACCAGATTCTGAACGTCGCGGAGACGCTGCCCAGCTACCGGGCAAACATCCAAAAGAAGATCGAGTCCCTCCATTCCAAGACCGAAGTCTCACTCGAAGCAGCGGCAGATCTCATCGAGGACATGAGCGGCGACCTGGCGAACACAAAACTGTCGTCGCCTGAGAAAGTAACTCCCGTGCGGGTAGTCGGCGAGCGGTCCGACCAGCTTCGATCGACGGCCGAACTGCTCATGAGAACACTCCAGCCGATCGGGGAGCTTGGCGTCGTCGTCATCTTCACTATCTACATGCTGCTCCACCGCGAGGAGCTACGGCACAGGCTTCTCCTGCTCGCCGGCATGGGCAACCTGAACGTCATGACCCACGCCCTTCAGGATGCAACCGACCGAATCAGCCAGTATCTCGTCATGCAGTTCCAGATCAACGCCTGTTACGGCGTTCTCTTTGGAACGGGGCTCTTCTTTCTGCACATCCCCGAGGCCACCCTATGGGGAGTCATCGCTGGCGCCCTGCGCATCGTGCCCTTCGTCGGAACCCTCATGGGAATGGCCTTTCCGCTCATCCTGTCCATTGCAGTCTCATCGAGCTGGTGGCCGCCAATGTTGGTAGCTGCTCTTTTCTTTACGCTCGAGATGCTGACAGCCAATGTAGTCGAGCCCTGGCTCTTCAGCGAGCGAACTGGCATCTCGTCGCTCGCCCTCCTGGCAAGCGCCATCTTCTGGTCGATGCTCTGGGGCTGGCCCGGCCTTGTTCTCTCCACTCCGCTCACGGTCTGCCTCGTGGTCGTCGGAAGACACGTACCCCAGTTCGCGTTCCTCAACAGCCTCCTAGGAACCACCGCAAAGCTCTCTCCGGCAGCCCACATGTACGAGCGTCTGCTCGCGCTCGATCAAGTCGAAGCCTCCTCGATCGCCGAGCGCTATCTCAAGGGAAGACCCCTTGTGAAACTCTACGATTCCGTGGTGATTCCAGTGCTGAGCCTCGCCGAAGAGGATCGGCACAAAGGCGCTCTCGACGACATCCGTTCGAAGTTCGTGCTCCTCAGCCTGGGAGAACTCGTAGCCAAAATGACGTCGTACGTTCAGGAGGGGCCACCGGCCGAGCCAAAGTCGGAGCGTGCGCTGCTCATCGAGAAGATGCACGTCCGTGTCTCGAAAGAGTTCGCCATCGTCTGCCTCTCGGCCAATGACCAGGCCGACGACCTCACCACAAGCATGCTCACCCAGTTGCTTGAGCGCGATGGCCACCAGACCCTCAAACTCTCAGCGGAAGCACTCTCTGAGGAGATCCTCGCAGGGCTCGCGACGGAGACGCAGACCGTCGTCTTCATCTCCGCTCTTCCCCCATTCGCGTTCGCCCAGGCGCGTGCTCTTTGCATAAAGCTAAGAAGCCACCTACCCAAGAACCGTATTGCGGTAGCGCTCTGGAACTCTCCCGAGGATGGCGAAGAAATCATCGGACGCTTTGGAAACGCAAGGCCCGATGCCGTGGTAGCAACACTCAAACAAGCCCTGCAGCAAGTTGAGGCGTGGCGAAGATAG